One Tunturibacter gelidoferens genomic region harbors:
- a CDS encoding DUF6600 domain-containing protein, with amino-acid sequence MKTPQTRSTTIRGFFKQSIIASFVLTLLSALSLHAQDYPQNTDPPERVARLSILQGNVSLQPAGVDQFSQAETNYPLTNGDRIYVDNSSFAELQSDALAIRMGLGADLSLTSMTDQVAQLGLAQGSVHIRSWDLQNGATIEIDTPNGTITIVRPGDVRIDSYPQDDTTVVTVNSGEAEATGPNLSQAINPGQALRLTGSNPIYVEYVELAPGDNLDRFDQDRDRRQMADRAAQQQYVNPNMIGYSDLQEYGEWFSQSDYGQVWYPRNVDASWTPYHNGHWAWIAPWGWTWVEAEPWGFAPFHYGRWASFNGRWGWIPGPTIVRPVYSPALVAFVGGSNFSVSVGFGGGNGGGLAAWFPLGPRETYVPWYHASPGYVNRVNVTNIYSRNDTEIRNIYNNRTTNTYINKTTVNNTTINNITYVNRTAATTVVPQRAFAAGRPVASAAVHVDPKQLVQAQVMPHPMITPTHEIVAPAPARAVPVNLARPVLQTRVGLAQAVPGAQAHPVPVHTLTPQQQAVKLQPLPGGQKPIQQPAPAPVQRQAIVERPTPNQPARAVPAQPAQPTAQSNPPRSQPVAPINQPKPEPPVQVAQPKPQPPPPVIQPKPQSVAPVNQSRPEPPAQATQPRPQPPPPVIQPKPEPPAQAAQPKPQPRPVDQPRPLINRSEPPPAQPTFVQQRQAIQKTDPGRPLGPQQVENLRSGRPAGPHEQPEPIPHPVAHPPQPKTESKQPPPK; translated from the coding sequence ATGAAAACCCCACAAACACGTAGTACGACCATTAGGGGCTTCTTCAAGCAGAGCATCATCGCCTCATTCGTCCTCACCCTCCTCTCTGCCCTCTCCCTGCATGCCCAGGATTATCCTCAGAACACAGACCCACCCGAGCGCGTCGCCCGCCTTAGCATCCTTCAAGGCAACGTCTCCCTCCAGCCCGCTGGCGTCGATCAGTTCAGCCAGGCCGAAACCAACTATCCCCTCACCAACGGCGACCGCATCTACGTCGACAACTCCAGCTTCGCCGAACTTCAAAGCGACGCCCTCGCCATCCGCATGGGCCTCGGTGCCGACCTCTCCCTCACCAGCATGACCGATCAGGTCGCCCAACTCGGCCTCGCCCAGGGCTCCGTCCACATCCGCAGCTGGGACCTCCAGAACGGCGCCACCATCGAAATCGATACCCCCAACGGCACCATCACCATTGTCCGTCCCGGCGACGTGCGCATCGACAGCTACCCCCAGGACGACACCACCGTCGTCACCGTCAACTCCGGAGAGGCCGAAGCCACCGGGCCCAATCTTTCTCAAGCTATCAATCCCGGCCAGGCCCTCCGCCTCACCGGCTCCAACCCCATCTACGTCGAATATGTTGAGCTCGCCCCAGGCGACAACCTCGACCGCTTCGATCAGGATCGCGACCGCCGCCAGATGGCCGACCGCGCCGCCCAGCAGCAGTACGTCAACCCAAACATGATCGGATACAGCGACCTTCAAGAGTATGGAGAATGGTTTTCCCAATCGGACTACGGTCAGGTCTGGTATCCCCGCAACGTCGACGCCAGCTGGACCCCCTACCATAACGGCCACTGGGCCTGGATCGCCCCCTGGGGCTGGACCTGGGTCGAAGCCGAACCCTGGGGATTCGCACCCTTCCACTACGGCCGCTGGGCCAGCTTCAACGGACGCTGGGGATGGATCCCTGGCCCCACCATCGTGCGTCCCGTCTACTCTCCAGCTCTGGTAGCCTTCGTCGGAGGATCCAACTTCTCCGTTAGCGTTGGCTTCGGCGGCGGCAACGGGGGAGGTCTCGCCGCATGGTTCCCACTCGGCCCGCGCGAAACCTACGTTCCCTGGTATCACGCGAGCCCCGGCTACGTGAACCGCGTCAACGTCACCAACATCTATAGCCGCAACGACACCGAGATCCGCAACATCTACAACAACCGCACCACCAACACCTACATCAACAAGACAACCGTCAACAACACCACCATCAACAACATCACCTACGTCAATCGCACCGCCGCCACCACCGTCGTTCCCCAGCGCGCATTCGCTGCCGGACGTCCGGTAGCGTCAGCAGCCGTTCACGTAGATCCAAAGCAGCTCGTCCAGGCTCAGGTCATGCCCCACCCCATGATCACACCCACCCATGAGATCGTGGCGCCTGCCCCAGCCCGAGCCGTTCCCGTCAACCTCGCACGCCCCGTCCTGCAAACCCGCGTTGGCCTTGCGCAGGCCGTCCCCGGAGCCCAGGCCCACCCCGTCCCAGTCCATACCCTCACCCCGCAACAGCAGGCAGTCAAACTCCAACCTCTGCCCGGCGGCCAGAAACCGATCCAGCAGCCCGCACCCGCACCCGTTCAACGACAAGCAATCGTAGAACGACCTACTCCAAACCAGCCCGCGCGCGCCGTCCCGGCACAACCCGCACAGCCCACAGCCCAGTCCAACCCGCCACGGTCTCAACCTGTAGCTCCAATCAACCAACCAAAGCCCGAGCCTCCGGTGCAAGTGGCCCAACCAAAACCGCAGCCGCCACCTCCGGTCATCCAGCCGAAGCCGCAAAGCGTGGCTCCCGTCAACCAATCAAGGCCCGAACCGCCCGCGCAAGCAACACAACCTAGACCGCAGCCGCCACCTCCGGTCATCCAGCCGAAGCCCGAGCCTCCGGCGCAAGCCGCTCAACCGAAGCCGCAGCCACGGCCCGTCGATCAACCTCGTCCGCTCATCAACCGAAGCGAGCCCCCGCCCGCGCAACCCACCTTCGTTCAGCAACGACAGGCCATACAGAAGA
- a CDS encoding glycine--tRNA ligase subunit alpha produces MTEIAGKKRALTFQELLFTLQRFWADRGCVLQQPYDVEVGAGTMSPDTFLRVLGPKPVRIAYAQPSRRPADGRYGENPNRLFRHTQLQVILKPPPVRIQEMYLESLVAIGIDLKEHDIKFEEDNWEWPVGGAWGVGWQVMLDGLEITQFTYFQQCGGMDLDPICGEITYGLERIAGFLQDVDSIYDIVWAVEPDTGRKVTYGEMRLAEEEQFSAYSFDYADVGRLWEHLNSYEAECLGLLSQVKDFGEMDVLKLKRFPVLGAYELALKCSHLFNLLDARGAISVTERVGVMARIRTLVVGVAKAYAAQGERVSELAS; encoded by the coding sequence ATGACTGAGATAGCTGGAAAGAAGCGCGCGCTGACGTTTCAAGAGCTGTTGTTTACGCTGCAGCGTTTTTGGGCAGATCGGGGTTGTGTGCTGCAGCAGCCTTACGATGTTGAGGTGGGCGCGGGGACGATGTCTCCGGATACGTTTTTGCGGGTGCTGGGGCCGAAGCCGGTGCGGATCGCTTATGCGCAGCCCTCGCGCAGGCCTGCGGATGGCCGGTATGGAGAGAATCCCAATCGGCTGTTTCGGCATACGCAGCTGCAGGTGATTCTGAAGCCGCCACCGGTACGGATTCAGGAGATGTATCTCGAGTCGCTGGTGGCGATTGGGATTGACTTGAAGGAACACGACATCAAGTTCGAAGAGGATAACTGGGAGTGGCCGGTGGGCGGCGCCTGGGGCGTGGGCTGGCAGGTGATGCTGGATGGGCTGGAGATTACGCAGTTCACTTACTTTCAGCAATGCGGCGGGATGGATCTGGATCCGATCTGCGGCGAGATTACGTATGGGCTGGAGCGGATCGCGGGGTTTCTGCAGGATGTGGATTCGATCTACGACATTGTGTGGGCGGTTGAGCCGGATACCGGGCGCAAGGTGACTTACGGCGAGATGCGCCTGGCTGAGGAGGAGCAGTTTTCGGCTTACAGCTTCGATTACGCCGATGTGGGGAGGCTTTGGGAGCACTTGAATTCGTATGAAGCGGAGTGTTTGGGACTGCTGTCGCAGGTGAAGGATTTTGGTGAGATGGATGTGCTGAAGTTGAAGCGCTTTCCGGTGTTGGGCGCGTATGAGTTGGCGCTGAAGTGCTCGCATCTTTTCAATCTGCTGGATGCTCGCGGGGCGATCTCGGTGACGGAGCGCGTTGGAGTGATGGCGCGGATTCGGACGCTGGTGGTGGGAGTGGCGAAGGCGTATGCGGCGCAGGGTGAACGAGTCAGCGAGTTAGCAAGTTAG
- the glyS gene encoding glycine--tRNA ligase subunit beta produces MADFLFEIGLEEVPARMIAGAQAELEQRVVKILERERLMRSGAGTKSFATPRRLAVWVEGVAEQQEDVAEELVGPSVKVAYKDGVATPAAVAFAKKAGVEVAALKTITNAKGEYLAATLVKAGREAAEVIAAEMPKELAGIYWAKNMYWRAGRPERFVRPVRWMVAMLGEKTVPVEFGGYVAGSVTYGHRVLFGEKEIVLKAPGDYEDALLGGFVIADVEVRRQRIRKALDKVTRAGDLKGSGLRWREDHELVDKLTQLTEWPSVLMGGFEKEYLALPEEVLVTVMRDHQNYFAVEDKSGKLAPHFLAVLNTEADEAGVAVIRHGNERVLRARFNDARFFWEFDQRVPLNERCMLLENVTFQKDLGSYAVKTGKVRKAAAALAGRVVERGLEVDVLALDHAARLAKADLTAELVKEFTELQGVVGGLYARAQGFPAAVGDAIYDQYKPESMEDGVPRTTEGALLAIADKADTIAGMFGLGLEPTGSKDPFALRRAANGIVKILAETKVTLPLKLDEIAEMGSYDAAVVAKMRGFFAERLEFYLKEARGQAYDVVKAALAAGASDVRDAVARAEAVTAVRGSDDFVAVSSAFKRMKNILSQAREKGISAARGVDAALLTEPTERALADRSAELADRVYTLRAEKSYRAALEEIATLRPQVDAFFEAVMVMAPDEAVRANRLALLEKVLGDFSGIADFSEIVIAG; encoded by the coding sequence ATGGCTGATTTTTTGTTTGAGATTGGTTTGGAAGAGGTCCCGGCGCGGATGATAGCCGGGGCGCAGGCGGAGCTGGAGCAGCGCGTGGTGAAGATCCTGGAGCGCGAGCGCCTGATGAGGTCGGGCGCAGGGACGAAGAGCTTTGCTACGCCGCGACGGCTTGCGGTGTGGGTTGAGGGAGTTGCGGAGCAGCAGGAGGATGTGGCTGAGGAGTTGGTGGGACCCTCGGTGAAGGTGGCTTACAAGGATGGTGTGGCGACTCCGGCGGCAGTGGCATTCGCGAAGAAGGCTGGGGTGGAGGTTGCTGCACTGAAGACGATTACGAATGCCAAGGGGGAGTATCTTGCGGCGACTTTAGTGAAGGCGGGACGCGAGGCGGCGGAGGTGATTGCTGCGGAGATGCCGAAGGAACTGGCTGGGATTTATTGGGCTAAGAATATGTACTGGCGCGCGGGGCGGCCGGAGCGATTTGTGAGGCCGGTGCGGTGGATGGTAGCGATGCTGGGTGAAAAGACGGTGCCGGTGGAGTTCGGCGGATATGTAGCTGGAAGTGTTACGTATGGGCACCGGGTCTTGTTTGGGGAGAAGGAGATTGTGCTGAAGGCTCCTGGGGACTACGAGGATGCGCTGCTGGGCGGCTTTGTGATTGCGGATGTGGAGGTACGGAGGCAGAGGATTCGGAAGGCTTTGGATAAGGTGACGCGGGCTGGTGATCTCAAGGGGTCGGGACTGCGGTGGCGCGAGGACCATGAGCTGGTGGATAAGCTGACGCAACTGACGGAGTGGCCTTCGGTGCTGATGGGTGGGTTTGAGAAGGAGTACCTGGCGCTGCCGGAGGAGGTTCTGGTGACGGTGATGCGGGATCATCAGAACTACTTTGCAGTGGAGGATAAAAGTGGAAAGCTGGCTCCGCATTTTCTCGCGGTGCTGAATACAGAAGCCGATGAGGCTGGTGTCGCGGTGATTCGGCATGGCAATGAGCGGGTGCTGAGAGCGCGGTTCAATGACGCGCGGTTCTTCTGGGAGTTCGACCAGCGGGTGCCACTAAACGAGCGGTGTATGTTGCTCGAAAATGTGACCTTTCAGAAAGACTTGGGAAGTTATGCTGTGAAGACAGGTAAAGTACGGAAGGCTGCGGCCGCGCTTGCGGGACGCGTCGTGGAACGCGGCTTGGAAGTGGATGTCCTAGCACTGGATCACGCGGCGCGATTAGCGAAAGCGGACCTCACGGCAGAGCTAGTGAAGGAGTTTACGGAGCTGCAGGGCGTGGTGGGCGGCCTGTACGCACGGGCTCAGGGGTTTCCTGCGGCGGTGGGAGATGCGATATATGACCAGTACAAGCCTGAGTCGATGGAAGATGGCGTACCTCGGACAACGGAAGGTGCGCTGCTGGCGATAGCAGATAAGGCGGATACGATTGCGGGGATGTTCGGGTTGGGATTGGAGCCTACGGGGTCGAAAGATCCGTTTGCGCTGCGACGGGCGGCGAATGGGATTGTGAAGATTTTGGCCGAGACGAAGGTAACGCTGCCGTTGAAGCTGGATGAGATCGCGGAGATGGGTAGCTACGATGCTGCGGTGGTCGCGAAGATGCGAGGTTTTTTTGCGGAGAGGCTGGAGTTCTATCTAAAAGAGGCGCGCGGGCAGGCTTATGACGTGGTGAAGGCTGCGTTGGCGGCTGGTGCGAGTGATGTTCGAGATGCGGTAGCGCGGGCAGAGGCGGTAACTGCGGTGCGCGGGTCGGATGATTTTGTTGCGGTGAGTTCGGCGTTCAAGCGGATGAAGAACATTCTTTCGCAGGCGAGGGAGAAGGGGATTTCAGCGGCGCGCGGTGTTGATGCTGCGCTCCTGACGGAGCCAACAGAAAGGGCGTTGGCGGATAGGTCGGCGGAGTTGGCTGATCGCGTCTACACGCTGCGGGCGGAGAAGAGTTACAGGGCAGCGTTGGAGGAGATTGCTACGCTGCGGCCGCAGGTGGATGCGTTCTTCGAGGCGGTGATGGTGATGGCGCCCGATGAGGCAGTGCGGGCGAATAGGTTGGCGCTGCTCGAGAAGGTGCTCGGGGATTTTTCCGGGATCGCGGACTTCTCGGAGATTGTGATCGCCGGCTAG
- a CDS encoding GNAT family N-acetyltransferase, producing the protein MALSPVLEPPASPFPFLPTTTIIPTASSLFPHSRIAPSQARSTTLRSEPKTIFLRTRKAQSQDARAIHQLIESFSHDGTLLPRSYAEVCANIRTFTVVETHTHQFLGCAALHIYGPHLAEIRSIVVRPDIKGRGAGGQLVHELLRQANARGIGCVCLFTRIPSFFKHFHFYVTERQALHDKVLKDCIHCSRRNACDETAMALGELPVSPDNPQNDTFLPRHHSELVQLQL; encoded by the coding sequence ATGGCATTGTCCCCTGTACTAGAACCTCCGGCGTCCCCGTTCCCCTTCCTACCGACAACAACGATCATCCCCACAGCCTCATCCCTCTTCCCACACTCGCGCATCGCCCCATCACAAGCCCGCTCCACCACTCTCCGCAGCGAACCCAAAACCATCTTCCTGCGAACGCGCAAGGCGCAGTCGCAAGACGCCCGCGCCATCCATCAGCTGATCGAGAGCTTCTCCCACGACGGCACCCTCCTTCCCCGCTCCTACGCTGAAGTCTGCGCCAACATCCGCACCTTCACCGTCGTCGAAACCCACACGCACCAGTTCCTCGGCTGTGCTGCCCTCCACATCTACGGCCCGCACCTGGCCGAGATCCGCTCCATCGTCGTCCGCCCTGACATCAAAGGCCGTGGCGCAGGAGGCCAACTCGTTCACGAGCTCCTGCGTCAGGCCAACGCTCGCGGCATCGGGTGCGTCTGCCTCTTCACCCGCATCCCGTCCTTCTTCAAACACTTCCACTTCTACGTGACCGAGCGTCAAGCTCTGCACGACAAGGTGCTCAAAGACTGCATCCACTGCTCCCGCCGCAATGCCTGCGACGAGACCGCGATGGCCCTCGGCGAGCTCCCCGTCTCGCCAGACAACCCGCAGAACGACACCTTCCTGCCCCGGCACCACTCAGAGCTGGTACAACTCCAGCTCTGA
- the opgC gene encoding OpgC domain-containing protein translates to MTLSSPKTQRRPELDALRGLFLVWMTFTHMPTHFSDFVNQPVGFVSSAEGFVFLSAMLVGTVYLRDALEDVSGVIARLWRRTLKIYGYHVLMLAFAFTIAAALAAKTHRSAIYNLINFYLAHPKVAILGGVLLIYCPPLLDILPMYVIFMFLTPISLAVGVRYGWRWVLGGSAALWVWAQFGLRELVHAWIVRVTHLQIPLQETGAFNLFAWQGVWIAGLWLGAKSAEGEMPLKRVPGYVVAVCGAVCLFFLGVRHHWLGPVLTQESLGIGLDKWQIGPMRVVNLAAFLVVGYWMRRYLVKLISVEPFLTLGKASLQVFCAHVFFVFVGLTLLYEDTPQLHGARAYGVLSLTFAGLMLVAMREARLRREARAAVAAAKNTAARGDGAVVESAS, encoded by the coding sequence GTGACGCTCAGTAGTCCAAAGACGCAGAGGAGGCCGGAGTTGGATGCGCTGCGTGGGCTGTTCCTGGTGTGGATGACTTTCACCCATATGCCGACGCATTTCAGCGACTTCGTAAATCAGCCGGTTGGATTTGTGTCTTCGGCGGAGGGATTTGTGTTTCTGTCGGCGATGCTGGTGGGCACGGTCTATTTGCGAGACGCCTTGGAGGATGTGTCTGGTGTGATTGCGAGGTTGTGGCGGCGGACGTTGAAGATTTACGGCTATCACGTATTGATGCTGGCTTTCGCGTTTACTATTGCGGCTGCACTTGCGGCGAAGACTCACCGGTCAGCGATTTACAACCTCATTAATTTTTATCTGGCTCATCCGAAGGTGGCGATACTTGGCGGAGTGCTGCTGATTTACTGCCCTCCTTTATTGGATATTCTGCCGATGTATGTGATCTTCATGTTTCTGACGCCGATTTCGCTGGCGGTGGGTGTGCGTTATGGGTGGAGATGGGTGCTGGGGGGCAGCGCGGCGCTGTGGGTTTGGGCACAGTTTGGACTGCGGGAGCTGGTGCATGCGTGGATCGTGCGGGTAACTCATCTGCAGATTCCGTTGCAGGAGACGGGTGCGTTCAACTTGTTTGCGTGGCAGGGAGTTTGGATCGCGGGACTGTGGCTGGGGGCAAAGAGCGCCGAGGGCGAGATGCCGTTGAAGAGGGTTCCGGGATATGTGGTGGCGGTGTGCGGGGCGGTTTGCCTCTTCTTTCTTGGGGTGAGGCATCACTGGCTGGGACCTGTGTTGACGCAGGAGTCGCTGGGGATCGGGTTGGATAAGTGGCAGATTGGGCCGATGCGGGTGGTGAACCTGGCGGCGTTTCTAGTCGTTGGATATTGGATGCGACGGTATCTGGTGAAGCTGATCTCGGTTGAGCCGTTTCTGACGCTGGGAAAGGCTTCGCTGCAGGTTTTTTGCGCACACGTCTTCTTTGTGTTCGTCGGACTGACGCTGTTGTATGAAGATACTCCGCAGCTGCATGGTGCTCGTGCTTATGGGGTACTGTCGCTGACCTTTGCGGGGCTGATGCTGGTGGCGATGAGGGAGGCAAGGTTGCGGAGAGAGGCCAGGGCTGCTGTGGCGGCGGCGAAGAACACGGCGGCACGAGGCGACGGTGCTGTGGTTGAGAGCGCTAGTTGA
- a CDS encoding LptA/OstA family protein, which translates to MNVSVERLRVWLLAGAGLLVIVIASFLGYAHYRAHRFLTNLPKKLGVNVRRETNGFTYSQSVQGRTIYTVHAAKAVERGDGKVTLHDVGIVLYGLKEDRADRIYGKEFEYDQKNQVIRADGEVHIDLQAPEAADANAKMDYAAGKDLHGAGAVETKDVRLIHVTTSGLVFLQKLGVAATDNEIEFASGGLTGHAVGADYNSDTGVLVLHSAVRVNGLEHDRPVVLTASRAELDRQNERAVLTQAKYVAVGGKGNSGQTAQARNVVVHLRPDGTAEWVEAEGEVTLTDGLGGTVVAPRGEVTLNAQSQPASAVMQGGVKYSADEPLRQAKGEAAQGRAVFDKVGRPEHVVMTGAVHLNERVRTDASVEAWGERDLNAGQMELALSADRAGKAQLRDAKATGDARLTVMNPAAKGGGTTGSALAGDVLTAHFVRVGNADHLAEVHGDGHTSMRRVNGKGVVDTSSGDSLVAHFRPVTAGAARGSSATGKGQGADEITSATEQGHVVMTELPVKKPGDAVAPAEERVTAERAAYDGELERTTLTGNVQVSNGTSVLWADRVVTEQQTGDATADGSVKASFSQVGSEAEPVHVRASRAELKHDSQVAIFYGAGSQGAGGTPARLWQGASQVDAPVIEFEQKQKRLVAHGEGQGASAAVHTVLVSGGSGSNADLAKTGKRTGGGKTSVVRVISRELVYSDEARKADFTGGVQVDSADGSMRGQQAVVYLQAAPANGAKKPDGAAGGFMGGNVERVVASGHIEMQQPGRRASGEQLVYTASDGMFVLTGTPTALPKVVDDQRGTVTGTSLQFHTGDDNVVVSNEGESGAGQRVRTETRVKNK; encoded by the coding sequence ATGAACGTTTCGGTAGAACGGCTGCGGGTCTGGTTGCTGGCGGGTGCAGGCCTGCTGGTGATCGTGATCGCCTCTTTTCTGGGGTACGCGCACTACCGGGCGCATCGGTTTCTGACGAATCTGCCGAAGAAGCTCGGGGTAAATGTTCGGCGGGAGACCAATGGATTTACTTATTCGCAGTCAGTGCAGGGCCGGACGATCTATACGGTTCATGCGGCCAAGGCAGTGGAACGTGGTGATGGCAAGGTGACGCTGCACGATGTGGGGATCGTGCTCTATGGGCTGAAGGAGGATCGGGCCGACAGGATCTACGGGAAAGAGTTTGAGTATGACCAGAAGAACCAGGTGATCCGTGCGGATGGAGAAGTGCATATCGATCTGCAGGCGCCGGAGGCAGCGGATGCGAACGCAAAGATGGACTATGCCGCAGGGAAGGATCTGCATGGCGCGGGAGCGGTTGAGACTAAGGATGTGCGGCTGATCCATGTGACGACCAGTGGGCTGGTGTTTTTGCAGAAGCTGGGTGTGGCGGCGACGGATAACGAGATTGAGTTTGCGTCGGGTGGGCTGACGGGGCATGCGGTGGGGGCGGATTACAACTCGGACACGGGAGTGTTGGTGCTGCACTCGGCGGTGAGGGTGAATGGGCTGGAGCATGACAGGCCGGTGGTGTTGACGGCGTCGCGTGCGGAGTTGGATCGGCAGAATGAGAGAGCGGTGCTGACTCAGGCGAAGTATGTGGCGGTGGGCGGCAAAGGGAATTCGGGGCAGACGGCGCAGGCGAGGAATGTTGTCGTGCATCTAAGGCCGGATGGAACGGCGGAGTGGGTTGAGGCGGAGGGAGAGGTAACGCTGACCGATGGGTTGGGCGGGACGGTTGTGGCTCCGCGGGGTGAGGTGACGTTGAATGCGCAGAGTCAGCCGGCGTCGGCGGTGATGCAGGGCGGGGTGAAGTACTCGGCGGATGAACCGCTGCGGCAGGCCAAGGGAGAGGCGGCGCAGGGACGGGCGGTGTTCGACAAGGTGGGCAGGCCGGAGCATGTTGTGATGACTGGCGCGGTGCATCTGAACGAGCGGGTTCGGACAGATGCGTCGGTTGAAGCCTGGGGGGAGCGCGATTTGAACGCTGGGCAGATGGAGCTGGCATTGTCCGCAGATCGCGCAGGTAAGGCGCAGTTGCGCGATGCGAAGGCCACCGGGGATGCGCGGCTGACGGTGATGAATCCGGCTGCCAAGGGTGGCGGAACGACTGGCAGTGCTTTGGCGGGGGATGTCTTGACGGCACACTTTGTGCGTGTGGGGAACGCAGACCATCTTGCGGAGGTGCATGGCGATGGGCACACGTCGATGCGTCGGGTGAATGGAAAGGGAGTCGTCGATACGAGCTCGGGGGATTCTTTGGTGGCGCACTTTCGGCCTGTGACTGCGGGTGCGGCGCGTGGTTCGAGCGCTACAGGCAAAGGGCAAGGGGCGGATGAGATTACGAGCGCGACCGAACAGGGGCATGTGGTGATGACAGAGTTGCCGGTGAAGAAGCCGGGCGATGCGGTGGCTCCGGCAGAGGAGCGAGTGACGGCGGAACGAGCTGCTTATGACGGCGAACTGGAACGGACGACGTTGACAGGCAACGTGCAGGTGAGCAATGGGACGAGTGTGTTGTGGGCGGATCGGGTGGTGACTGAACAACAGACGGGAGATGCTACGGCGGACGGTTCGGTGAAGGCCAGCTTTAGTCAGGTGGGCAGTGAGGCTGAGCCGGTGCATGTGCGGGCGTCGCGTGCGGAACTGAAGCATGATTCGCAGGTGGCGATATTTTATGGGGCGGGATCTCAAGGGGCTGGGGGCACGCCCGCGCGGCTGTGGCAAGGTGCTTCGCAGGTGGACGCTCCGGTGATTGAGTTTGAACAGAAGCAGAAGAGGCTGGTGGCGCACGGCGAGGGACAGGGCGCGTCTGCCGCTGTGCATACCGTGCTGGTAAGTGGTGGGTCTGGTAGCAATGCGGATTTAGCTAAGACGGGTAAGCGGACGGGAGGCGGCAAGACCAGCGTGGTCCGGGTGATCAGCCGTGAACTGGTTTATTCGGATGAGGCACGCAAGGCGGACTTTACGGGTGGGGTTCAGGTGGATAGTGCGGATGGAAGTATGCGAGGGCAGCAGGCGGTCGTTTATCTGCAGGCGGCTCCGGCTAATGGCGCGAAGAAGCCTGATGGGGCGGCCGGTGGATTTATGGGCGGCAACGTGGAGAGGGTTGTGGCGAGTGGGCATATCGAGATGCAACAGCCGGGCCGACGTGCGAGCGGGGAGCAGTTGGTGTACACCGCGAGCGATGGCATGTTTGTTTTGACTGGTACTCCGACGGCGTTACCGAAGGTTGTGGACGATCAGCGGGGGACCGTAACGGGTACGTCTTTGCAATTCCACACCGGAGATGACAACGTCGTGGTTTCTAATGAAGGAGAGAGTGGCGCGGGGCAACGAGTGCGCACGGAGACGCGGGTGAAGAACAAGTAA
- the lptB gene encoding LPS export ABC transporter ATP-binding protein: MKTLSTEEIGKSYGGRQVVKGVSLEIEQGEVVGLLGPNGAGKTTSFYMIVGLVRPDTGRVLADGHDISRLPMYLRARNYGISYLPQEPSVFRKLTVQDNILAVLEAQQLSWESRRTRTEKLIEQLNLGHVRKTRGYALSGGERRRVEIARCLAIEPAFILLDEPFSGIDPIAVLDLQEIIFGLKKSGIGVLITDHNVRETLSVTDRAYIIAEGKIFKTGTPGELGRDPEVRRIYLGENFSMG, from the coding sequence ATGAAGACCTTATCGACGGAGGAGATTGGCAAGTCGTACGGCGGCCGCCAAGTGGTGAAGGGGGTCAGCCTGGAGATCGAGCAGGGCGAGGTGGTTGGGCTGCTGGGGCCGAATGGCGCGGGAAAGACGACGAGCTTTTACATGATTGTGGGGCTGGTGCGGCCGGATACGGGGCGCGTGCTTGCGGATGGGCACGACATCAGCCGGTTGCCGATGTATCTGCGGGCGAGGAACTATGGCATCAGCTATCTGCCGCAGGAGCCTTCTGTGTTTCGCAAGCTGACGGTGCAGGACAATATTCTTGCGGTGCTAGAGGCGCAGCAGTTGAGCTGGGAGAGCCGGCGTACGCGTACGGAGAAGCTGATTGAACAGCTGAACCTGGGGCATGTGCGGAAGACGCGCGGCTATGCACTGAGCGGAGGAGAGCGCAGAAGAGTGGAGATCGCGCGATGTCTCGCGATCGAACCGGCGTTCATTCTTCTGGATGAACCGTTTTCGGGTATCGATCCGATTGCGGTGTTGGATCTGCAGGAGATTATCTTCGGATTGAAGAAGAGCGGGATTGGGGTGCTGATCACCGACCATAATGTGAGAGAGACTTTGTCCGTGACAGACAGGGCTTACATCATTGCCGAGGGAAAGATTTTTAAGACGGGAACGCCGGGTGAACTGGGGCGCGACCCTGAGGTGAGACGGATTTATCTGGGCGAAAACTTCTCGATGGGTTGA